The genome window AAAACGTCCCCCTCTCGGGCCTCGGGCGCGTGCTCAAGCGCAGCCTGGACCTCGCCGTGGCGGGGCTCGCCCTCGTCCTGCTCGCGCCGCTCCTGGCCCTCATCGCCCTCGCCGTGCTCGCCGGCGACGGGCGGCCCGTGCTCTACGGCCAGGTCCGCCTGGGCCGCGACGGCCGCCGCTTCACGATCCGCAAGTTCCGCACGATGCGCCGGGACGCCGAGCTCGCCGGGGCTGGCTGGAGCCAGCCGGACGACGCCCGGCGCACGCGGCTGGGCGGCTTCCTGCGCGCGAGCAGCCTGGACGAGCTGCCCCAGCTCTGGAACGTGCTCACGGGCGAGATGAGCCTCGTCGGCCCGCGGCCCGAGCGGCCGGAGTACGCGACCGGTTTTGCGGCGAGCATCCCGCGCTACTTCGAGCGGCACCGGGTGCGCAGCGGCATCACGGGCTGGGCCCAGGTCAACGGGCTGCGCGGCGACACGCCGATCGAGGAGCGCACGCGCTACGACCTCTTCTACGTCGAGAACTGGTCCCTGGCCTTCGACCTGAAGATCCTCTGGCTCACGCTCCGCGCCGTCCTCTCGCGCAAGAACGCCTACTGAGCGGCGGCCATTGGCAGGCGGCCGTCCCTGTGCTAGCCTGCGGCCGGCCGGCGGGTGCGGAGCCCGCCTCGGCCGCCGGCAGCGAGAGGGGGAAGCATGCAGCGCGCACCGGTCGTCATCGGCATTGCGGGGGGCACGGGATCGGGCAAGACGAGCGTGGCCCTCAAGCTCAAGAGCTACTTCACGCACGAGCGGGTGGTGCTCCTGCACCACGACTCCTACTACCACGACAACAGCCACCTGCCCCCGGCGGCGCGCGAGCGGATCAACTACGACCACCCGGAGGCCTTCCAGACCGACCTCCTGATCGAGCACCTCGATCGCCTGCGCGCGGGCGAGACGATCGTCCAGCCGCGCTACGACTACGAGTCCCATTCCCGGCTGGCCGCGGGCACGCCCATCGCGCCGGCGGACATCATCCTGCTCGAGGGCATCCTCGTCCTCGAGCACGAGGCACTGCGCCGGCGGATGGACATCCGCATCTACATCGACGCCGATCCGGACGAGCGCTTCATTCGCCGCCTGCAGCGGGACATCCGCAACCGCGAGCGCACGGTGCACTCGATCATCGAGCAGTACCAGAGCACCGTGCGACCCATGCACCTGCGTTTCGTCGAGCCCTCCAAGCGCTACGCCGACCTCATCGTGCCCGAGGGCGTGCACAACGCGGTGGCCATCGATCTCCTCGTCGCGAAGATCCGCGACGAGCTGGCGCGCCGGAAGGCCGCGGACGCCGCCGCGGAGGGCCGGTCTTGAGTGCGCCGCGCGCCTTCTTCGTCTCCCTGCGCCCGCGCCAGTGGACGAAGAACCTGCTCGTCCTCCTGGGCATCGTCTTCGCCGGGCATGCCGGCGAGCCGGCGCTGCTGGGGCGCAGCCTGGCGGCGACCTTCGTCTTCTGTCTGCTCTCGGGGGCGATCTACCTGTTCAACGACCGCGTCGACCTGGCCAAGGATCGCCTGCACCCGCTCAAGCGCCGGCGGCCGCTGGCGGCGGGGCAGCTGCCGGCGGCCTGGGTGGCGCCGGGCATCGCCCTGCCGCTCGTCCTGGCGCTGGGCGGCGCCGTCTGGCTCGGGCGCAACTTCCTCGCCTGCGCGCTGGTCTTCCTCGCCCTCAACGCGCTCTACACGCTGTGGCTGAAGCACCAGGTGATCCTCGACGCCTTCGGGATCGCCCTCAACTTCGTGCTGCGGGCGGTCGCTGGCGTGGCCGTCCTCGCCCCGCACATCGTCACCGGCTTCGCCGACGGCAACGAGCAGGGCTCGGTGCTCCTGTCCCCCTGGCTCCTCGTCTGTACCTTCTTCGGCGCCCTCTTCCTGGCCTTCGCCAAGCGCCGCAGCGAGCTCGTCGCCCTGGCCGCTCCGGAAGACCACCGGCCCGTGCTCAGCCGCTACAGCGCGGGTCTCCTCGATCAGCTCCTCGGCCTCTCGGCGGGCATCGTGATCCTCGCCTACGCGCTCTACACGCTGTGGCCGAGCACCGTGGCCCGCTACGGCGCCGGCTGGCTGGTCTCCAATCTCTTCGTGACCTTCGGCGTCATGCGCTACCTGTTCCTGACCCAGCGCGCCGAGGGTACGGGCGACCCGTCCGAGATCCTCCTGCGCGACCGGCCCATCTTCGGCGCCGCCCTCGGCTGGCTCCTGCTCGCCCTCTGGACCGCGGGGTTGGGGGGATGAGCCAGGGCGGGAGTAGCCTGCGGGCCCTGGCTCCCGCCAAGCTGAACCTCGGCCTCGAGGTCCAGCGCCGCCGCCCCGACGGCTTCCACGAGATCGAGACGATCTACCAGAGCCTGGACTGGGGGGACCGCCTCGAATTCTCCAAGCTCCCGACCGGCAAGGGTTTGCGGCTCGAAAGGCAGGGCCTGTCGCTGCCCGACGGCCCGGACAACAGCCTGCGGCGGGCCCACGCCCTGCTGGAGAGGGCCTGTCCGGGAGCGATGGGGGGCACCCGCATCCGACTCGACAAGCGCATCCCCCTGGGCGCCGGGCTCGGGGGCGGAAGCAGCGATGGCGCCACCGCCCTCCTCGGGCTCAAGCGCCTCTGGGACCTGGACTTGAGCCCGGCGGCCCTGGCCGGGCTCGCCCTGGAACTGGGCAGCGATGCCCCCTTCTTCCTCCTGGGCGGGACGGCGGTGGGTCGCGGCCGGGGCGAGCGCCTGGAGCCTCTGCCCGCCCTGCGCCAGGGCGCCTTCACCCTGGTCAATCCGGGATTTCCGGTCTCCACCGCCTGGGCCTATGAGCATTTGCGATTGGGCTTGACAGGGAATCCATATCGGGTTAGCATCGAACAAGTTAAGGCATATCTGTCGCGCTTCCCCGCCCCGGGAATGGTGCTCCGCAACCGTCTGGAGGACGTCGTCTTTCCCGCCTATCCGGTGCTCTTCGACATCGTGAAGGCCCTGGAGGAGGCGGGTGCCGTGCACGCGCTCATGAGCGGCAGCGGCGCGACGATCTTCGGCAGCTTTCCGGACCGGGAAGCGGCGGGACGGGCGGGGGCCCTGCTGGCGGCACGCTGGCAGACCTGGGTGGCGGCACCCGGGCCCCAGGGGATCCTGTTCGACTGAACTCGGGCGCAACGGAATCGACTGGCCAGGACAACGACAAGCTGGGAGGAAAGATGGAGATCACCGAGGTCCGCATCTCCCTGCGCAATGACGACAAGCTCAAGGCCTTCGCCAGCGTGACTTTCGACGACTGCTTCGTGGTTCGCGGGCTGAAGATCATCGAAGGCGCGGGCGGCAGTACCTTCGTGGCCATGCCGAGCCGGAAGCGCAATGACGGGACCTACCAGGACATCGCCCATCCCGTCAACAACCAGACCCGACAAAAGATCGAGGCGCGCATCCTCAGCGAGTACGCGAAGGAAGTCGCCCGGTTGGAAGCGGGAGAGGCAAGCTACTCCTCGGGCGACGACCACTAAGGCCGCCGGGCCCGCACTGGGGCGTCGACAAGTGGCAAGTCACAGGTCTTTGGTACCTGCATTCGGAGGTTCGAATCCTCCCGCCCCATCCTCCGTCCGCGCCGACTGCGCGCCGCCCGACCGGCGCGGCGCGCGCCGAGCCCCGCCGATCCAGTGAAAGGCCCATGGATGTTCTCTTCGCGTGAAGACCTCTGCCTGATCACCGGCACCGCCAACCGGCCCCTGGCCGAACGCATCGCGCGCTACGTCGGCCGCAGTCTGACGGAGACGACGATCGCGCGCTTCGCCGACGGCGAAATCTACGCGCACATCCAGGAGAACATCCGCGGCGTCGACGCCTTCATCATCCAGTCGACGCCGGCGCCCGCCGACAACCTCATGGAGCTGCTCATCCTCATCGACGCCTGCAAGCGCGCCAGCGCCCAGCGCGTGACGGCGGTGATCCCCTACCTGGGCTACGCCCGCCAGGACCGCAAGGACAAGCCGCGCGTGGCGATCACGGCCAAGCTCGTCGCCAACCTGATCACCAGCGCTGGCGCGGACCGCGGCCTGACGATGGACCTGCACACGCCGCAGATCCAGGGCTTCTTCGACATCCCCCTCGACCACCTCTTCGCCGCACCCGTGCTGCTCGACTACGTCGAGCGCCTGAAGCTCCAGCGGCCGGTGGTGGTGGCGCCCGACGTCGGCAGCGTCAAGATGGCCCGCGCCTTCGCCAAGCGGCTGAGCGCGGAGCTGGCCGTGGTGGACAAGCGTCGCAGCTCGCCGAACGTCTCCGAGACGATGACCCTGATCGGCGAGGTGGACGGCCGAGACGTCATCATCGTCGACGACCTCATCGACACGGCCGGTACCCTGGCCAACGCGGCCAGCCTCTGCATGGCCCGCGGCGCCCGCTCGGTGCGGGCGGCCGCCACCCACGGCCTCCTCTCGGGCCAGGCCCGCCAGCGCCTGGACGACTCCCCGCTGGAGATCGTGGCGATCACCAACACCCTCGACCGCGACGGCGCCGAGCTGCCGGCGCGGATCGAGATTCTCGACGTCGCCCCCTTGCTGGGGGAGGCGATTCGGCGCATACATAACGCCGAATCCGTCAGCTCACTCTTCGTCTGAACCGCACCCCAAGCTCCGTCTCCGATTCCCGGCCGCCTGCGCCGGGGCGGTGGACCGGGAGGAAGCATGCAGACTCTGGAACTCAAGGCCGCCGCCCGCCCGGGCACCGGCAAGTCCGTCACCCGCAAGCTGCGCGCCCAGGGCACCCTGCCGGCCACCCTCTATGGAGGCGTGGGCGAGGCGCTGAACCTCACCGTGCCCGCTCTCGATTTCGACCTGCTCTACCGCGCCCGCGAAGGCAGCAATTTCATCCTCAATCTCAGCGTGGATGGGGCGGCGCCGGTCCTGAGCATCGTCCGCGAGCGGCAGCGCCACCCGGTGACGGGCCGCGTCATCCACGTCGACTTCCAGCGGATCAGCCTGGACAAGCCGATCCACGTCGAGGTGCCCGTCCACATCGTCGGCGAGTCGCGGGCGATCAAGGACTTCGGCGGCATCCTCGAGCACCTGCTGCGCCGGGTGCAGATCAGCTGCCTGCCGGCCGACATCCCCGACGCCATCGAGGTGGACATCAGCGAGCTGCGCCTGAACGAGTCCGTCCACGTCTCCGACTTGACGGTGCCGAACGTGGAGTTCCTCGCCGAGCCGGCGCGGGCGGTGGCGAGCATCGCGGCGCCGCGCCTGACCAAGGGCGCCGGCGAGACGGCCGCCGCCGAGGGCGCCGAGGGCGAGGGCGCCGATGCGAAGGACGCTGGCAAGGCTTAGGCAGCGCTTCCTCGGGCCCTGCCTGGACTACGCGGAGCTCACCGCCATCGTCATCGGCCTGGGCAACCCGGGTCGCCGCAACGCGGCGACCCGGCACAACCTTGGCTGGCGCGTGGTCGAGCGCTGCGCAGCGGGCGCGCGGCTGGACTTCCAGCCGGGCCGGGGCGACTTCTTCGCCACCCGCTGGCGGCGCCCGGAGGGCGACGCCCTGCTCGTCCTGCCCACGACCTTCATGAACCGCAGCGGCGAGGCCGGCCGCCAGCTCCTCGGGCTGAGCGGCCTGACGCCCGCCCGCTGCCTGGTCGTCGCCGACGACCTGGACCTGCCGCTGGGCCGCCTGCGCCTGCGCGCTCAGGGCGGTCCGGGCGGTCACGGTGGCCTCGTCTCCCTGGCCGCAGCCTGGGGGGAGGCCGCCTTCCCGCGCCTGCGGCTGGGCATCGGGCGGCCGCCTGCCCCGCCGGCGGGCGAGGCCGGCGACGCGGTCACCCACGTCCTGGGCCCCTTCGCGCCGGAGGAAGCGGCGCAGGTGGCGGCGGTGGTGGACGCGGGCGCCGAGGCCGTCGACTGCTTCCTCGCCGAGGGCCTGGAGCGGGCGGCCAGCCGCTTCAACCCCCGCGCGATCGCCTGAAGTCCGGCCCCGGCCGGGCTTTACAGCCGGGGACCGCTCCTGTATATTGAGCCCCCGGGAGCTGCGGCTCCCTTTCCACAACACAGACGATCGCAAATGCCTGGCTGGCCACGCGCCGGCCGCGCCCTGTTTCCGGCGCCCCGCCCGGGGCAGACCGGAGACCGCCAGTCCGAAGGGAGGAAGGCATTGAGGGCCTACGAGTGTCTCTACATCGTCCATCCCGGCGCCGATGGCGCCGAGTTGGAGAAGTCCGCCGCCAAGTTCAGTGAGCTGATCACCGGCAAGGGCGGCGCCGTCCGCAAGACGGACGTCTGGGGCAAGCGCCAGCTCGCCTATCCGATCCAGAAGTTCACCGACGGCAGCTACATCCTGCTGCGCTTCGACGCCGAGCCGGCAACGATCGCCGAGCTCGAGTTCCGCCTGCGCGTGGATGACCGCGTGCTCCGTTACATGACCTGCTACGAGGTGCCCGAGGGTACCGGCCGCAGCGAGGAGCTGATGCAGCTCACCGAGCGCAAGGAGCGCGACCGCCGCGGACGCGGCCGTGGTCCCCGTGGCCGCGGCCCCCGTCCGGGCGGGCGCGGCCCGCGCGATGAGGGTGGGCGCGACGGGCAGGGCGACCAGGAAGCGCCCCGGGCCGCGGCTCGGGATCTGGACGATGACTCCGACGAAGGGGAGGACGACTGATGCCCCGCATCCGCCGCAAGAAGAAGAAGGCACGCAAGTGGACGGGGCGGAAGAAGCCCTGCAAGTTCTGCATCACGCACATCGACGAGGTGGACTACAAGCACCAGGAGCTGCTGGTGCGCTTCGTCAATGACCGCGGCAAGATCGCGCCCCGGCGCATCACCGGTACCTGCGACCGCCACCAGCGCATTCTGGTGACGGGCATCAAGCGGGCTCGCTACATCGCGCTCCTGCCCTACGTGCGCGAGCACTGGCGCTAGGCGGGAAGGAGGACCCGATGGAGATCCTGCTGAAGGAGACCGTGGAGAACCTCGGCAAGCGAGGCGATCGCGTGAACGTGGCCAAGGGCTACTTCCGCAACTACCTGAGCCCGCGCGGGCTCGCGGTGCTCGCCACCGAGGGCAACCTGCGTGCGCTGGCCGAGGAGAGCCGCGTCCGCGCCCGCAAGGACCGCAAGTTCGTGGCGGCCGCCCAGGAGCTGCGCGGCCGCCTCGACGGCCTGCGCCTGGAGTTCAAGGGCCAGATCACGGAGGAGGGCCGGCTCTACGGCTCCGTGAACGCCCAGGCCATCGCCCGCGAGCTGCATGCCCGCGGCTTCGCGATCGAGCCCGGGCAGATCGAGCTCGCCGAGCACCTCAAGGAGCTGGGCGAGCACGCGGTCGTCGTCAAGCTGCACCGCGGCGAGGGCGTGGAAGCGACCCTGCGCGTCACG of bacterium contains these proteins:
- a CDS encoding sugar transferase; this translates as NVPLSGLGRVLKRSLDLAVAGLALVLLAPLLALIALAVLAGDGRPVLYGQVRLGRDGRRFTIRKFRTMRRDAELAGAGWSQPDDARRTRLGGFLRASSLDELPQLWNVLTGEMSLVGPRPERPEYATGFAASIPRYFERHRVRSGITGWAQVNGLRGDTPIEERTRYDLFYVENWSLAFDLKILWLTLRAVLSRKNAY
- a CDS encoding uridine kinase; the encoded protein is MQRAPVVIGIAGGTGSGKTSVALKLKSYFTHERVVLLHHDSYYHDNSHLPPAARERINYDHPEAFQTDLLIEHLDRLRAGETIVQPRYDYESHSRLAAGTPIAPADIILLEGILVLEHEALRRRMDIRIYIDADPDERFIRRLQRDIRNRERTVHSIIEQYQSTVRPMHLRFVEPSKRYADLIVPEGVHNAVAIDLLVAKIRDELARRKAADAAAEGRS
- a CDS encoding decaprenyl-phosphate phosphoribosyltransferase, translated to MSAPRAFFVSLRPRQWTKNLLVLLGIVFAGHAGEPALLGRSLAATFVFCLLSGAIYLFNDRVDLAKDRLHPLKRRRPLAAGQLPAAWVAPGIALPLVLALGGAVWLGRNFLACALVFLALNALYTLWLKHQVILDAFGIALNFVLRAVAGVAVLAPHIVTGFADGNEQGSVLLSPWLLVCTFFGALFLAFAKRRSELVALAAPEDHRPVLSRYSAGLLDQLLGLSAGIVILAYALYTLWPSTVARYGAGWLVSNLFVTFGVMRYLFLTQRAEGTGDPSEILLRDRPIFGAALGWLLLALWTAGLGG
- the ispE gene encoding 4-(cytidine 5'-diphospho)-2-C-methyl-D-erythritol kinase, which codes for MSQGGSSLRALAPAKLNLGLEVQRRRPDGFHEIETIYQSLDWGDRLEFSKLPTGKGLRLERQGLSLPDGPDNSLRRAHALLERACPGAMGGTRIRLDKRIPLGAGLGGGSSDGATALLGLKRLWDLDLSPAALAGLALELGSDAPFFLLGGTAVGRGRGERLEPLPALRQGAFTLVNPGFPVSTAWAYEHLRLGLTGNPYRVSIEQVKAYLSRFPAPGMVLRNRLEDVVFPAYPVLFDIVKALEEAGAVHALMSGSGATIFGSFPDREAAGRAGALLAARWQTWVAAPGPQGILFD
- the spoVG gene encoding septation regulator SpoVG, encoding MEITEVRISLRNDDKLKAFASVTFDDCFVVRGLKIIEGAGGSTFVAMPSRKRNDGTYQDIAHPVNNQTRQKIEARILSEYAKEVARLEAGEASYSSGDDH
- a CDS encoding ribose-phosphate pyrophosphokinase, whose amino-acid sequence is MFSSREDLCLITGTANRPLAERIARYVGRSLTETTIARFADGEIYAHIQENIRGVDAFIIQSTPAPADNLMELLILIDACKRASAQRVTAVIPYLGYARQDRKDKPRVAITAKLVANLITSAGADRGLTMDLHTPQIQGFFDIPLDHLFAAPVLLDYVERLKLQRPVVVAPDVGSVKMARAFAKRLSAELAVVDKRRSSPNVSETMTLIGEVDGRDVIIVDDLIDTAGTLANAASLCMARGARSVRAAATHGLLSGQARQRLDDSPLEIVAITNTLDRDGAELPARIEILDVAPLLGEAIRRIHNAESVSSLFV
- a CDS encoding 50S ribosomal protein L25, giving the protein MQTLELKAAARPGTGKSVTRKLRAQGTLPATLYGGVGEALNLTVPALDFDLLYRAREGSNFILNLSVDGAAPVLSIVRERQRHPVTGRVIHVDFQRISLDKPIHVEVPVHIVGESRAIKDFGGILEHLLRRVQISCLPADIPDAIEVDISELRLNESVHVSDLTVPNVEFLAEPARAVASIAAPRLTKGAGETAAAEGAEGEGADAKDAGKA
- a CDS encoding aminoacyl-tRNA hydrolase, yielding MRRTLARLRQRFLGPCLDYAELTAIVIGLGNPGRRNAATRHNLGWRVVERCAAGARLDFQPGRGDFFATRWRRPEGDALLVLPTTFMNRSGEAGRQLLGLSGLTPARCLVVADDLDLPLGRLRLRAQGGPGGHGGLVSLAAAWGEAAFPRLRLGIGRPPAPPAGEAGDAVTHVLGPFAPEEAAQVAAVVDAGAEAVDCFLAEGLERAASRFNPRAIA
- the rpsF gene encoding 30S ribosomal protein S6; translation: MPGWPRAGRALFPAPRPGQTGDRQSEGRKALRAYECLYIVHPGADGAELEKSAAKFSELITGKGGAVRKTDVWGKRQLAYPIQKFTDGSYILLRFDAEPATIAELEFRLRVDDRVLRYMTCYEVPEGTGRSEELMQLTERKERDRRGRGRGPRGRGPRPGGRGPRDEGGRDGQGDQEAPRAAARDLDDDSDEGEDD
- the rpsR gene encoding 30S ribosomal protein S18 produces the protein MPRIRRKKKKARKWTGRKKPCKFCITHIDEVDYKHQELLVRFVNDRGKIAPRRITGTCDRHQRILVTGIKRARYIALLPYVREHWR
- a CDS encoding 50S ribosomal protein L9 — encoded protein: MEILLKETVENLGKRGDRVNVAKGYFRNYLSPRGLAVLATEGNLRALAEESRVRARKDRKFVAAAQELRGRLDGLRLEFKGQITEEGRLYGSVNAQAIARELHARGFAIEPGQIELAEHLKELGEHAVVVKLHRGEGVEATLRVTVAPEE